In the Leptolyngbya sp. FACHB-261 genome, one interval contains:
- a CDS encoding DapH/DapD/GlmU-related protein, which produces MSQVSDSFGSTTVAEPTAAKQPKSSLLRTLAHVYFGGKRWFYRLRYPTVSIGEGVLIRGSLQVAGGTRVVIGAGSRLNKRVRICGPGEVTIGRNTLINGPWIGCYRSISIGDDCLISDCYLVDTDYHNLEPHLRHSPPGPKVSAPIVIERNVWIGARATVMKGVRIGADSVVGLGAIIRKAVPARVVVIGDPQQIVKHFNPEDSKRESSG; this is translated from the coding sequence ATGAGCCAGGTCTCCGATTCCTTCGGCTCAACTACGGTTGCTGAGCCGACAGCTGCCAAGCAACCCAAATCCTCGCTGCTGCGCACTCTAGCTCACGTTTATTTTGGCGGTAAGCGTTGGTTCTATCGGCTGCGCTATCCTACGGTCTCGATTGGTGAGGGAGTCCTGATTCGAGGCTCTCTCCAAGTGGCTGGAGGGACGCGCGTGGTGATTGGTGCGGGTAGCCGCCTCAATAAGCGGGTGCGAATCTGCGGCCCTGGTGAGGTCACGATCGGGCGAAACACCCTAATCAATGGCCCCTGGATCGGCTGTTATCGGTCGATCAGCATTGGCGATGACTGCCTGATCTCCGACTGCTATCTCGTCGATACCGACTATCACAACTTGGAGCCCCATCTGCGCCACTCTCCGCCAGGTCCCAAGGTTTCAGCCCCAATTGTGATCGAGCGCAACGTCTGGATCGGGGCTCGGGCAACTGTGATGAAGGGGGTGCGCATCGGCGCTGACAGCGTAGTCGGTCTAGGAGCAATCATCCGCAAAGCAGTACCCGCAAGGGTTGTGGTGATCGGCGATCCCCAGCAAATTGTTAAGCACTTTAATCCGGAGGACAGCAAGCGTGAGTCTTCTGGCTAG
- a CDS encoding O-antigen ligase family protein: MSLLASPSVSAPRSWLKLLTLGGLSQAEQTLYWLALLSPLWWLLGLQVLLYPAVLIGLLVMAFDLDKLLKGSLPACAWAWLAMAAVMLWTGGLGLLDVGFGFKAVAAQAVTFFKSYCLIFACIALPFWTRLRVQVITRAVAWMATGYLVVIAIEMVMLVLGIGEQGYTPFLAKLIPGDKQSMQVLFANMSLFFGIMLPRTGLYTPDSPILGVAAVCCVLICQGEAQPQLRKLALAGSLLALILSFSRSAWISLPLALLISAAFGSSLARQVSLWGASLFSLLCAVFGLTPSQLIEAPLTIFTQARPDSSGDRELVVRKTLEAWQESPWLGWGIIRGAVRWHTYEVALGSFSTYASVLYLHGIVGFAVFLATLVVTLLDFWKPSRQGNPLARQAFGSLVALYLMCAATPLSWMAIYLWFYFVWLGAVLAETRQEPFSVRSWQELMAGGVPSSRHQQWSGGQW, translated from the coding sequence GTGAGTCTTCTGGCTAGTCCTTCGGTATCGGCACCGAGATCATGGCTCAAACTACTGACTTTAGGAGGGCTGTCTCAAGCTGAGCAAACCCTCTATTGGCTAGCCCTGCTCAGCCCTCTGTGGTGGCTCTTGGGATTGCAGGTGCTGCTTTACCCGGCGGTGCTAATCGGCTTACTGGTGATGGCCTTTGACCTGGACAAGCTACTCAAGGGCTCTTTGCCTGCTTGTGCATGGGCCTGGTTGGCAATGGCTGCCGTGATGCTGTGGACGGGGGGGCTGGGCCTCCTGGATGTCGGCTTTGGCTTTAAAGCAGTAGCGGCCCAAGCGGTCACTTTCTTCAAAAGCTATTGTCTGATTTTCGCCTGTATAGCGCTGCCGTTCTGGACTCGCTTACGGGTTCAGGTGATCACACGGGCAGTAGCCTGGATGGCAACCGGCTACTTGGTGGTGATTGCCATTGAGATGGTGATGCTGGTGCTGGGCATTGGCGAGCAGGGCTATACCCCTTTCCTAGCCAAGCTGATCCCCGGCGACAAGCAGAGCATGCAGGTGTTATTTGCCAACATGTCGCTGTTTTTTGGCATCATGCTACCTCGGACAGGACTGTACACGCCCGACTCACCGATCTTGGGCGTGGCTGCCGTCTGCTGTGTATTGATCTGCCAGGGAGAGGCACAGCCGCAACTACGGAAGCTAGCCCTGGCCGGGTCGCTATTAGCCCTGATTCTGAGCTTTAGTCGCTCCGCTTGGATTAGCTTGCCTCTAGCACTGCTCATCAGTGCGGCATTTGGCAGCTCGCTGGCTCGTCAGGTTTCGTTGTGGGGAGCTTCTCTGTTCTCGTTGCTCTGCGCGGTCTTTGGCCTCACGCCTAGCCAGTTGATTGAGGCTCCTCTGACAATTTTTACGCAGGCTCGCCCCGACTCTTCAGGTGATCGGGAGCTGGTAGTGCGCAAGACATTGGAAGCCTGGCAAGAGTCGCCCTGGCTGGGTTGGGGCATCATCCGAGGAGCTGTGCGCTGGCATACCTATGAAGTGGCACTGGGCTCGTTCTCTACTTACGCCTCGGTGCTCTATCTGCATGGGATTGTTGGCTTTGCGGTTTTCCTGGCAACCCTGGTCGTCACGCTACTAGATTTTTGGAAGCCCTCTCGCCAAGGCAATCCCTTAGCTCGCCAAGCATTCGGTAGTTTAGTGGCGCTGTACTTGATGTGCGCGGCAACGCCTTTGAGTTGGATGGCGATTTACCTGTGGTTCTATTTTGTTTGGCTAGGAGCTGTCCTAGCCGAAACCCGACAGGAACCTTTCTCTGTGCGCAGTTGGCAAGAACTCATGGCAGGCGGTGTTCCGAGCAGCCGGCATCAGCAGTGGTCGGGGGGACAATGGTGA
- a CDS encoding glycosyltransferase yields the protein MVKIGFLHKVNTTPPRGGGTVHTYQISHYLAKQGHQLLTLAPEQGSQFTQRLPRSIAGLRSLVRSADLLYIRIDGRVGWELMSLLPGWLKTDQPVIWEINATLDELAILPGPKRWRDRLGAPLRPLSAQRASTALCVSEPLVHYAHDLGIESAILVPNGSDPQLFRPAQDSACAFAGLENCFRVLWAGSTSYNWHDFATVLACAHKMQNLDPEISFVIVGDRPDLAEQLPQNLHFYPPVLYQDAPRLFASAHVGLCLYQDLSWSQYGFFFSPLKLFDYAASGLPIIYTNFPELHRIAANFGLSVGVGDVDALTAQILALKQQYSLYERLAQNARQAVIDYYNWDRVGAQTEAAILTLLGQTPQSKHPQFEQSRQLLNNDISV from the coding sequence ATGGTGAAAATTGGATTTCTGCACAAAGTTAACACCACCCCGCCCCGTGGCGGCGGTACAGTTCACACCTATCAAATCTCTCACTACCTAGCCAAACAAGGCCATCAATTGCTGACCCTTGCACCCGAGCAGGGATCACAGTTTACGCAACGCCTACCACGCTCTATAGCAGGGCTGCGATCCTTGGTGCGTTCAGCCGATCTGCTGTACATCCGGATTGATGGCCGAGTGGGTTGGGAGTTGATGTCTCTGCTACCGGGTTGGCTCAAAACAGACCAGCCAGTGATTTGGGAGATCAACGCAACCTTAGATGAATTGGCGATCTTACCGGGTCCAAAGCGTTGGCGGGACAGGCTAGGAGCCCCTTTGCGCCCGCTCAGTGCTCAGCGCGCCAGCACTGCCCTCTGTGTATCAGAGCCTCTGGTGCACTATGCCCACGATCTCGGGATTGAGTCAGCGATTTTGGTACCCAATGGTTCAGATCCCCAACTCTTTCGACCTGCTCAAGACAGCGCTTGTGCTTTTGCAGGTCTAGAAAATTGCTTTCGCGTCCTCTGGGCTGGCTCGACTTCCTACAATTGGCACGATTTTGCCACTGTGCTAGCTTGCGCCCACAAAATGCAGAATCTAGACCCTGAAATCAGCTTTGTGATCGTTGGCGACCGTCCTGACTTAGCTGAGCAGCTGCCTCAAAATCTGCATTTTTATCCGCCTGTCCTCTATCAGGATGCCCCCCGATTATTTGCCTCTGCTCACGTAGGACTCTGCCTCTATCAAGACCTTAGCTGGTCTCAATATGGCTTTTTCTTTTCACCGCTCAAGCTTTTCGATTACGCAGCCTCGGGCTTGCCCATTATTTACACTAATTTCCCGGAACTGCATCGAATTGCCGCTAATTTCGGTTTATCAGTTGGAGTGGGGGATGTAGACGCCTTAACAGCTCAAATTTTAGCTCTCAAGCAACAGTATTCGCTCTATGAACGCCTAGCCCAAAATGCCCGTCAGGCCGTTATTGATTACTACAATTGGGACCGGGTAGGAGCTCAAACTGAAGCTGCAATATTAACCCTGCTGGGTCAAACCCCTCAATCGAAGCACCCGCAGTTTGAGCAAAGTCGTCAACTTTTGAATAATGATATTAGTGTTTGA
- a CDS encoding glycosyltransferase family 2 protein, translating to MVTVPKVSVIIPAYNVQQYIEAALTSLERQSLHNFEALIVDDGSTDGTAEVALSFCQRDPRFRLLSKANGGLSSARNYGIQQAQAAYIALLDADDAYEPEKLASHITRLDTEPQVGVVYSASRIIREDGRPTWLRLSGKPIHQQPLLALLCKNFIGHGSNAVFRRSIVDEVGAFDETLASSEDLDFWLRIAAQGHWNFYRQPQPLCCYRVRPSGLTFNIAQMQSCSEQVLAAAYQRSPEQVGPMLPTARAYLARYLARLALTAGKLAEATRLVDCALAEDASIFWRDPRSLVTLAAVRLAPLAHLFIQRSLGSVTPS from the coding sequence ATGGTCACTGTCCCTAAGGTCAGTGTGATCATCCCCGCTTACAATGTTCAGCAGTATATTGAGGCTGCTTTAACTTCGTTAGAGCGCCAATCTCTGCACAACTTTGAAGCTCTGATTGTTGACGATGGTTCCACCGATGGCACAGCTGAGGTAGCCCTAAGCTTTTGCCAACGAGATCCCCGTTTTAGACTACTCAGTAAAGCCAATGGGGGTTTGTCTTCTGCTCGGAACTACGGCATTCAACAAGCCCAGGCAGCCTACATTGCCCTTCTAGATGCAGACGATGCTTACGAACCGGAGAAGTTAGCGAGCCATATTACACGGCTGGATACGGAGCCACAAGTGGGTGTTGTCTACAGCGCCTCACGCATTATTCGTGAGGACGGTCGTCCGACTTGGCTACGTCTAAGCGGTAAACCGATCCACCAACAGCCGTTACTCGCTCTACTGTGCAAAAACTTTATCGGTCATGGCTCTAACGCGGTGTTTAGACGGTCCATCGTTGATGAAGTGGGTGCATTCGATGAAACGCTGGCAAGCTCTGAGGACCTGGACTTTTGGTTGAGAATTGCCGCTCAAGGACACTGGAATTTCTACCGGCAACCCCAGCCTCTTTGCTGCTACCGAGTGCGCCCCTCAGGGCTCACCTTTAATATCGCTCAGATGCAGTCTTGCTCTGAGCAAGTTCTGGCAGCAGCCTATCAACGATCCCCGGAACAAGTAGGGCCAATGCTGCCTACAGCTCGCGCATACCTGGCCCGTTACCTGGCTCGTTTGGCATTGACCGCAGGCAAACTAGCAGAAGCCACACGGTTAGTGGACTGTGCCTTAGCAGAAGACGCCTCAATTTTTTGGCGCGATCCCCGCTCGTTGGTTACGCTGGCAGCCGTCCGCTTAGCGCCTCTAGCCCATCTATTCATCCAGCGATCTCTGGGTTCAGTAACGCCCAGTTAG
- a CDS encoding WecB/TagA/CpsF family glycosyltransferase has product MNSPLQVASNAASGTLPSLEVQLLGRRITCVTVPTLLQAIHTACVERRKITIFNYNVHSFNLSMQLPWFYESLQNSDITHCDSMGILWAIRFMGLQLPIAYRVSYTLLMPKLLEHCNQHGLSVFLLGSRPEHLEIAIEQVHERYPNVKIAGHHGYFSVEDAEENNAVVEQINQAKAQVLIVGMGMPIQENWVRANQRKLNVNAIMVGGAVIDRLAGVVPDCPTLISNLGLEWFYRLSREPKRLWVRYIVGNLAFVSQIVLAKLALAEFSPFQAKVLNAQLTQALTQR; this is encoded by the coding sequence ATGAATAGTCCATTACAGGTGGCATCAAACGCGGCGTCAGGAACTCTACCCAGTTTAGAAGTACAACTACTGGGGCGACGGATTACCTGTGTCACAGTTCCAACTTTGCTTCAGGCAATTCACACGGCTTGCGTTGAGAGAAGAAAGATCACCATCTTCAATTACAACGTGCATAGCTTCAACCTCTCAATGCAGCTGCCCTGGTTCTACGAATCTCTACAAAATTCAGACATTACCCACTGCGACAGCATGGGGATTCTCTGGGCAATTCGCTTTATGGGATTGCAGTTACCAATTGCCTATCGGGTTTCTTATACCCTCTTGATGCCAAAGCTTCTGGAGCATTGTAACCAGCACGGGTTATCGGTGTTTCTTTTGGGATCCCGACCTGAGCACCTTGAGATTGCAATTGAACAAGTGCATGAGCGCTATCCCAACGTTAAGATTGCGGGTCATCACGGTTACTTCTCGGTTGAGGATGCAGAAGAAAACAACGCTGTGGTTGAGCAAATCAATCAGGCTAAAGCTCAGGTTTTGATTGTGGGTATGGGAATGCCCATTCAAGAAAATTGGGTGCGTGCCAATCAAAGAAAATTAAATGTCAACGCCATTATGGTTGGGGGCGCAGTCATCGACCGTTTAGCTGGGGTCGTCCCTGACTGTCCAACCTTGATTTCCAATCTAGGTTTGGAATGGTTTTATCGGCTCAGCCGAGAGCCCAAACGCTTGTGGGTTCGCTACATTGTGGGCAATTTAGCCTTTGTCTCGCAAATCGTTTTAGCAAAGTTGGCCTTAGCAGAATTCTCTCCATTTCAAGCCAAGGTCCTCAACGCTCAACTCACCCAGGCCCTGACTCAGCGATGA
- a CDS encoding oligosaccharide flippase family protein — MSLRTQVLRGGTYLAVRQGLGMGLSLVGVVFLTRTIGPEAYGLYATTYSLYNYLYTLSQWGISICLIRREGEAQRQDYDQAFTLLLLLGVVAGLVALLALPWLAWWVRLEGFRPLALAMICGLPLNLLTLVPLARLERELDYRQVALIELAGQATSYAVAIPLAFQGWGAWSLIGGWWVQQLLSCLLLYRAAKYRPAFYWNLDLAREMVSYGLGYSASMWIWQLRSLVNPLVVGRFAGAEAVGYVALAIRWVEVLSFVRNATWRISLATLARLQGDRQRLAAAITEGMRLQVLALGPFLLGFALVSPWLLPVVFGETWLPVLTVYPFIALSYLVNTVFNLHSSALYVLRHNWQVTIFHAVHIALFVGAAILLVPRLGPVGYGWAEVVTLLSYIVIHIYTVRAVGWPDYGIAVAWVGGFALALFWRDLGWGAGVGLLAIALWPQTWRVLGGYMQSLRKVQHG, encoded by the coding sequence ATGAGCCTGCGCACTCAGGTCCTTCGGGGCGGAACCTATTTGGCGGTGCGGCAAGGGTTGGGCATGGGGCTCAGTCTGGTGGGCGTTGTCTTTCTTACCCGCACGATTGGACCAGAAGCCTATGGCCTCTACGCGACCACCTACAGCCTTTACAACTACCTCTACACGCTCAGCCAGTGGGGGATCAGCATTTGTCTGATTCGCCGGGAGGGGGAAGCCCAGCGTCAGGACTACGATCAGGCATTCACGCTGTTGCTGCTGTTGGGCGTCGTAGCTGGCTTAGTGGCCCTGCTGGCGCTGCCCTGGCTGGCTTGGTGGGTACGTCTGGAAGGGTTTCGCCCCCTGGCGTTAGCGATGATTTGCGGGTTGCCCTTGAATCTCTTGACCTTGGTACCTTTGGCTCGCCTAGAACGAGAGCTGGATTACCGACAGGTGGCATTGATCGAATTGGCTGGTCAAGCCACCTCCTACGCCGTTGCTATCCCTTTGGCTTTCCAAGGTTGGGGCGCTTGGTCGCTGATCGGCGGTTGGTGGGTGCAACAGTTACTGTCCTGCCTGCTCCTTTATCGAGCTGCTAAGTATCGACCGGCCTTTTATTGGAACCTGGACCTAGCCCGAGAGATGGTGAGCTATGGTCTGGGTTACTCGGCGTCCATGTGGATTTGGCAGTTGCGTAGCCTGGTGAACCCATTGGTAGTGGGGCGTTTCGCCGGAGCGGAGGCTGTAGGCTACGTAGCACTGGCGATCCGCTGGGTCGAGGTTCTCAGTTTTGTGCGCAACGCAACCTGGCGAATTTCGCTGGCGACCCTAGCTCGGTTGCAGGGAGATCGTCAGCGTTTGGCAGCTGCAATCACCGAGGGCATGCGCTTGCAGGTGCTAGCTTTGGGACCATTTTTGTTGGGCTTTGCCTTAGTTAGCCCCTGGTTGCTACCTGTGGTATTTGGCGAAACTTGGCTACCGGTTTTGACGGTTTATCCCTTCATTGCCTTAAGTTACCTAGTCAACACGGTCTTCAACCTGCATTCCTCTGCTTTGTATGTGCTGCGCCACAACTGGCAGGTAACGATCTTTCACGCCGTCCATATTGCTCTATTTGTAGGAGCGGCCATACTGCTAGTCCCCCGATTGGGACCCGTTGGCTATGGCTGGGCAGAAGTTGTCACCCTACTGAGCTACATCGTCATTCACATCTATACGGTGCGAGCAGTAGGTTGGCCAGATTACGGCATAGCTGTTGCTTGGGTTGGAGGATTTGCCCTAGCCCTCTTTTGGCGTGACCTGGGTTGGGGCGCTGGTGTGGGCTTATTGGCCATTGCCCTGTGGCCTCAAACCTGGAGGGTGCTGGGTGGATATATGCAGAGTTTACGGAAGGTGCAACATGGCTGA
- a CDS encoding glycosyltransferase family 2 protein — translation MAEPLVSIVINNYNYGQFLGEAIESALNQTYANVEVVVVDDGSTDHSLAVIKSYGEQIVPVLKLNGGQASAFNAGFAASRGELLCFLDADDVFYPHKVQELIACWQEKLAQHSCTMLYHLLQAVDRCSNCLGYQIPAAPHELPSNLYTYACQYGFLPYAASPTSGITLTRTLAQQIFPLPERGIRTSADDFIVRAASLLGEVHGINRILGEYRIHGNNNWYGNSGPKPESFSLALNEFLNDKLRENNRKPVVAFFDSIYAKDYYIQQQKPAELAKLAFKSLARRFTPSMLKFFWSTLVSATQIYLQTGGLNSAGQHLDQ, via the coding sequence ATGGCTGAGCCGCTGGTCAGTATTGTTATCAACAACTACAACTACGGGCAGTTTTTGGGCGAAGCGATTGAGAGCGCTCTGAATCAGACCTACGCCAATGTTGAAGTTGTTGTTGTCGATGATGGCTCAACTGACCACTCTTTAGCCGTGATTAAAAGTTACGGCGAGCAGATTGTGCCTGTGCTGAAGCTCAACGGGGGTCAGGCTTCGGCCTTTAATGCCGGTTTCGCAGCGAGTCGGGGAGAGTTGCTTTGCTTTTTGGATGCTGATGATGTGTTCTATCCTCACAAAGTTCAAGAACTCATCGCTTGTTGGCAGGAAAAATTAGCTCAGCACAGCTGCACAATGCTCTACCATCTGCTGCAAGCAGTAGATCGCTGCAGTAATTGTCTGGGTTATCAAATTCCAGCAGCTCCTCATGAATTACCCAGCAACTTGTATACCTATGCCTGTCAATACGGCTTTCTGCCTTATGCCGCCTCACCTACTAGCGGCATTACGCTGACCCGCACTTTAGCCCAACAAATTTTTCCACTGCCTGAACGCGGAATTCGTACCTCAGCGGATGACTTTATTGTTCGGGCTGCCTCACTGCTTGGTGAGGTACATGGCATCAATCGCATTCTGGGGGAATATCGCATTCATGGCAATAACAACTGGTATGGCAATTCAGGGCCGAAACCCGAGAGCTTCTCGCTGGCCCTAAACGAGTTTCTCAACGACAAGCTTCGGGAGAATAACCGTAAACCAGTAGTTGCCTTCTTTGATTCGATTTACGCCAAAGATTACTATATCCAGCAACAAAAACCAGCAGAGCTTGCCAAACTAGCCTTTAAATCTCTAGCGCGACGGTTCACGCCTTCGATGCTGAAGTTTTTCTGGTCGACCTTAGTTTCAGCAACGCAAATCTATCTTCAAACAGGAGGTTTGAACAGTGCTGGTCAGCATCTTGATCAATAA
- a CDS encoding glycosyltransferase: MLVSILINNYNYGSFLRQAIDSALSQTYPHIEVIVVDDGSTDDSRAIIASYQANDQGRVQSVLKENGGQASAFNAGFAASQGDIICFLDADDLFLPEKVTEVVHTFKDHPEIGWCFHPLKRIDIETNTLLPNSEPEGASRICDFRAQIPQGKLPFSPPPTSGLCFKRSLLAQILPMPEVIRITSDNYLKLTALVLNQGYCLAQNLAIQRIHGNNAYTFRTDKQQLRAKIRILTAYWMKQKFPALTGFTHRLLANGISTCWRLKDAEAREAIEQYLAKLSLAEKLEIQARTLYYRLKFYGRKL; this comes from the coding sequence GTGCTGGTCAGCATCTTGATCAATAACTACAACTATGGTTCGTTTCTACGGCAGGCCATTGATAGCGCCCTCAGCCAGACCTATCCCCACATTGAGGTCATTGTTGTAGATGATGGTTCCACCGATGATTCGCGTGCAATCATCGCCAGTTATCAGGCTAATGATCAGGGCCGAGTGCAGTCGGTACTGAAGGAGAACGGTGGCCAAGCTTCTGCCTTCAATGCTGGTTTTGCAGCAAGCCAGGGCGATATTATTTGTTTCTTAGATGCTGACGATCTGTTTCTACCAGAAAAAGTCACAGAGGTCGTTCACACCTTTAAAGACCATCCAGAGATCGGTTGGTGCTTTCATCCGCTCAAGCGAATCGATATCGAAACCAATACGTTACTACCGAACAGCGAACCTGAAGGGGCATCTCGGATCTGTGATTTTAGAGCGCAAATTCCTCAGGGCAAGCTGCCTTTTTCACCGCCGCCTACCTCTGGGTTATGTTTCAAACGCTCGTTGCTAGCGCAAATCTTGCCCATGCCTGAAGTCATCCGCATTACCAGCGATAACTACCTCAAACTCACAGCCTTAGTTCTCAACCAGGGTTATTGTCTGGCTCAGAATTTGGCCATCCAAAGAATTCATGGCAACAACGCCTATACGTTCAGAACCGACAAGCAGCAACTGAGAGCCAAAATTCGCATCCTCACAGCCTATTGGATGAAGCAGAAGTTCCCCGCTTTGACTGGCTTTACCCATCGGTTGCTAGCCAATGGCATTAGTACTTGCTGGCGACTCAAGGATGCTGAAGCTAGAGAGGCCATTGAGCAATATCTTGCTAAGCTCAGCCTAGCCGAAAAACTAGAGATTCAAGCGAGAACGCTCTATTACCGCTTGAAGTTCTACGGTCGGAAACTTTAG